The proteins below come from a single Aegilops tauschii subsp. strangulata cultivar AL8/78 chromosome 6, Aet v6.0, whole genome shotgun sequence genomic window:
- the LOC109756572 gene encoding RING-H2 finger protein ATL13: MSNSSWTAPGSSALETVETKISPSILFIVAVLAIVFFVCGLLHLLARHLLRLRRRRRAARDDAEGSVTAFQGQLQQLFHLHDAGVDQAFIDALPVFLYRNVVVGAGEGGKDPFDCAVCLCEFAPDDQLRLLPKCSHAFHLECIDTWLLSHSTCPLCRQSLLAAGDLEPTCSPVLMVLESAESSRDLAGSARRADAEPSGVAVRVPGLDGAEEVVEVKLGKFMCVEAGAGAGDGAGTSSDANADADAGLGQRRCHSMGSYEYVMEEQASLRVAIAKPPPKKKRPAFSRARRGGGAMSECEFGASRRRGESSSLRYPVIPATTTRKQQPPPDLPAAAKLTKDSFSESKIWMVPPASSRKGDPEAGGRRTVSFRWPMRSGSKDGEEEAGGERKSGSEADWGDVETGSGGGNSVVSSLAEERPSFARRTLLWVVGGRPQSNRVGDCS; encoded by the coding sequence ATGAGCAACTCGTCGTGGACGGCGCCGGGGTCGTCGGCGCTGGAGACGGTGGAGACCAAGATCAGCCCCAGCATCCTCTTCATCGTGGCGGTGCTGGCGATCGTCTTCTTCGTCTGCGGCCTGCTGCACCTGCTGGCGCGCCACCTGCTGCGGCTGCGGCGCCGGCGTCGGGCGGCCCGCGACGACGCCGAGGGCAGCGTCACCGCCTTCCAGGGCCAGCTGCAGCAGCTCTTCCACCTCCACGACGCCGGCGTCGACCAGGCCTTCATCGACGCGCTCCCCGTCTTCCTCTACCGCAACGTCGTCGTCGGCGCCGGAGAGGGCGGCAAGGACCCGTTCGACTGCGCCGTCTGCCTCTGCGAGTTCGCGCCGGACGACCAGCTCCGGCTGCTGCCCAAGTGCAGCCACGCGTTCCACCTCGAGTGCATCGACACCTGGCTGCTCTCGCACTCCACCTGCCCGCTCTGCCGCCAAagcctcctcgccgccggcgacctcgAGCCCACCTGCAGCCCGGTGCTCATGGTGCTCGAGTCCGCCGAGAGCTCCCGCGACCTGGCAGGCTCGGCCAGGCGCGCCGACGCCGAGCCGAGCGGCGTGGCCGTGCGCGTCCCGGGGCTCGACGGGGCCGAGGAGGTGGTCGAGGTGAAGCTGGGCAAGTTCATGTGCGTGGAGGCCGGCGCCGGCGCAGGGGACGGAGCGGGCACCAGCAGCGACGCCAATGCCGACGCCGACGCAGGGCTCGGGCAGAGGCGGTGCCACTCCATGGGCTCCTACGAGTACGTCATGGAGGAGCAGGCGTCGCTCCGCGTGGCCATCGCCAAGCCGCCGCCCAAGAAGAAGCGGCCGGCGTTCTCCAgggcgcggcgcggcggcggcgccatgTCGGAGTGCGAGTTCGGCGCGTCCAGGCGCCGCGGGGAATCCTCCTCGCTCCGCTACCCGGTGATCCCGGCGACGACAACACGGAAGCAGCAGCCTCCCCCCGACCTGCCCGCCGCGGCGAAGCTCACCAAGGACAGCTTCTCCGAGTCCAAGATCTGGATGGTGCCGCCGGCGTCGTCCAGGAAAGGGGACCCCGAGGCGGGCGGGCGGCGGACGGTGTCGTTCCGGTGGCCGATGAGGAGCGGCAGCAAGGACGGCgaggaggaggcagggggcgAGCGCAAGAGCGGGAGCGAGGCGGACTGGGGCGACGTGgagacgggcagcggcggcggcaacAGCGTGGTGTCGTCGCTCGCGGAGGAGCGGCCGTCGTTCGCCCGGCGCACCCTGCTCTGGGTCGTCGGCGGCCGGCCGCAGTCCAACCGAGTCGGAGACTGCTCGTGA